The Caulifigura coniformis genome includes a region encoding these proteins:
- a CDS encoding outer membrane protein assembly factor BamB family protein, with amino-acid sequence MSACSRRSFLLGMALAAGAGRSSRAAILRPGPLLWSRKVAMGEGDWPSREVVPAADSKQLYIPLIDRVLAIDLQTGEPAWPTLREKDDGAIYRGPASSQGLPSRAVTSAIVRDGRLLTLTGAISDAPASVRDFTHFPTLSAFDVGGSEGKLLWTQGLEGTLAASGWRAAALPALVGDSVWLPVVNQQRSMRPGLAELDPSNGSLRATVLMPVSPDGTANWAGNAPVSVGGRLFCRRIDGTVVAVSLADRRVEWRTEPRAARQTLKHAGIVPGAGMVHVATPDGRIEAIDTDDGQVRWTFDLEEENPQVCGLSGDQLICAGRRIWALDAATGAPRGRWGFVDTPPLGSVAIEGRAVAWSTERELVALDSSNGAVVGRDELAQSWNLTGGDTWSMGGRLVLVGGNRISVFRADRE; translated from the coding sequence ATGAGCGCCTGCTCGCGCAGATCGTTCCTGCTCGGCATGGCTCTGGCGGCCGGAGCAGGGCGATCATCGCGTGCGGCCATACTGCGCCCCGGCCCGCTTCTCTGGTCGCGCAAGGTGGCCATGGGCGAAGGGGATTGGCCCAGCCGGGAAGTCGTCCCTGCGGCCGACTCGAAGCAGCTCTACATCCCGCTCATCGATCGTGTTCTGGCCATTGATCTGCAGACCGGCGAGCCCGCCTGGCCGACGTTGCGGGAGAAAGACGACGGGGCCATCTATCGGGGACCGGCGTCCTCACAAGGACTGCCGTCTCGTGCGGTCACTTCGGCCATCGTCCGTGATGGACGTCTCCTGACGCTGACGGGCGCCATCTCCGACGCGCCTGCCTCCGTCCGCGATTTCACCCATTTCCCGACGTTATCCGCCTTTGATGTCGGCGGAAGCGAAGGGAAGCTGCTCTGGACCCAGGGGCTTGAGGGAACGCTCGCCGCGTCGGGCTGGCGAGCGGCTGCATTGCCCGCCCTCGTCGGCGATTCCGTCTGGCTGCCAGTAGTGAACCAGCAGCGCTCGATGCGGCCTGGCCTGGCGGAACTCGATCCGTCGAATGGCAGTCTGAGGGCGACGGTTCTCATGCCTGTGTCTCCGGACGGGACTGCGAACTGGGCGGGGAATGCTCCTGTGAGCGTCGGCGGACGCCTGTTCTGCAGGCGGATCGATGGAACCGTCGTTGCAGTTTCGCTGGCCGATCGTCGAGTCGAGTGGAGGACCGAGCCGCGAGCAGCACGGCAGACACTGAAGCACGCGGGGATCGTCCCGGGCGCGGGAATGGTCCACGTGGCGACACCTGACGGGCGGATCGAGGCGATCGACACGGATGATGGCCAGGTCCGCTGGACCTTCGACCTGGAGGAAGAAAATCCCCAGGTGTGCGGCCTTTCAGGCGACCAGTTGATCTGCGCCGGTCGCCGGATCTGGGCTCTCGATGCCGCAACGGGGGCTCCGCGAGGGCGCTGGGGCTTTGTTGATACGCCTCCGCTTGGGAGTGTCGCCATCGAGGGCCGCGCGGTCGCATGGTCGACTGAGCGCGAGCTGGTCGCATTGGACAGTTCGAACGGAGCAGTCGTCGGCCGTGATGAACTGGCCCAGTCCTGGAACCTGACCGGAGGCGATACCTGGAGCATGGGCGGTCGACTGGTGCTCGTGGGAGGAAATCGCATCAGCGTGTTCCGGGCGGACCGCGAATGA
- a CDS encoding lysophospholipid acyltransferase family protein, which produces MSPPVRNELPPGHRRNAVWRSIQFVLQNVFTIWLQYRVRGLNNLPEGAALLVANHQSFLDPLLVGLSLHRPVSYLARDSLFKVPVIGWILRKTYVLPIRRDAAGTESLRISLRRLEEGFLVGVFPEGTRTRDGHLGPLKPGFVALVRRSRVPLVPVAISGAYEALPRGAFFLRPRAVRVVFGKPISPDELEAFQGRGSEVALVRLVTDRLNEALNEADAWRKM; this is translated from the coding sequence ATGAGCCCGCCGGTGCGGAACGAGCTTCCACCGGGACATCGTCGGAACGCTGTCTGGCGGTCGATCCAGTTTGTTCTTCAGAACGTGTTCACGATCTGGCTGCAGTATCGTGTCCGCGGGCTGAACAACCTCCCGGAAGGCGCCGCCCTGCTCGTCGCCAACCACCAGAGCTTTCTCGATCCGTTGCTCGTTGGCCTGTCGTTGCACCGGCCCGTGAGTTACCTCGCGAGGGATTCGCTCTTCAAGGTTCCAGTCATCGGCTGGATCCTGCGGAAGACCTACGTCCTGCCGATCCGCCGCGACGCCGCCGGGACAGAAAGCCTGCGGATTTCCCTGAGACGCCTCGAAGAGGGGTTTCTGGTCGGCGTGTTTCCCGAAGGAACCCGCACGCGGGACGGCCATCTGGGACCGCTCAAGCCAGGCTTTGTCGCTCTCGTCCGGCGATCCCGGGTTCCGCTCGTGCCCGTCGCGATTTCCGGCGCTTATGAGGCGCTCCCTCGGGGAGCGTTCTTCCTCCGCCCGCGAGCGGTCCGTGTGGTTTTCGGAAAGCCGATCAGCCCGGATGAACTCGAGGCCTTCCAGGGACGCGGCTCAGAAGTCGCACTGGTCCGGCTGGTGACCGATCGCCTGAATGAAGCCCTGAACGAAGCAGATGCGTGGCGAAAAATGTGA
- a CDS encoding serine/threonine-protein kinase, giving the protein MNENLHDFFCAGCNERFLRRVDDPYCPRCGMLAATEQLLDPSQPTLLWRSSGDWAAERDREERAEDLHQLVGTRVHIYDCDQFLGRGGMGWVFLARHGVLHRPCALKILSPHLAERDPEYVERFRHEGRATAALNHPNIVTAHAIGEFEDLQFLEMEFVAGRSLQHMLNEHPLSPQRATSMAVGIAAGLSEAHRAGLIHRDLKPDNVLITHRGTPKISDFGLAKRISGGPGESAYTLAGTPHFMAPELFHGEPASRSSDVYALGVVYFQMLTGRLPFARDSMNELMDAVVHEKVPDVRRLRPEVPLEMAECLNLMLDKSPENRPADGNGALLLLEAVQGHLRDLDTLLHDALDREPGVTWKRRNGHYEVRVLLDDGRGQVVTLQNDTDTLDGEIVIFSVCCPSRADYYEQALRLNSTIGHGALSIRDIDGVPHFVMVNTYPRATIDPEEIRRTVRDVAAHADAVEHLLTGADRN; this is encoded by the coding sequence GTGAACGAAAACCTTCACGATTTCTTCTGCGCCGGCTGCAACGAGCGCTTCCTGCGGCGGGTCGACGATCCGTATTGCCCCCGGTGCGGAATGCTGGCCGCGACTGAGCAACTTCTCGATCCTTCGCAGCCGACGCTCCTGTGGCGCAGCAGCGGCGACTGGGCTGCCGAACGCGACCGGGAAGAACGCGCCGAAGACCTCCACCAACTCGTGGGCACGCGGGTTCATATTTACGACTGCGACCAGTTCCTGGGCCGCGGGGGAATGGGCTGGGTTTTCCTCGCCCGCCACGGGGTGCTCCACCGTCCCTGCGCCCTCAAGATTCTCTCACCCCACCTCGCCGAACGCGATCCGGAATACGTCGAGCGATTCCGGCACGAAGGCCGTGCGACGGCCGCCCTGAACCATCCCAACATCGTGACGGCGCACGCGATCGGCGAGTTCGAAGACCTGCAGTTCCTGGAAATGGAATTCGTGGCCGGACGCTCGCTCCAGCACATGCTCAACGAGCACCCTCTCAGTCCGCAGCGCGCCACGAGCATGGCGGTCGGGATCGCCGCGGGTCTTTCCGAGGCCCACCGCGCCGGGCTGATTCATCGCGATCTCAAGCCGGACAACGTTCTGATCACACATCGCGGAACCCCGAAGATCAGTGATTTCGGATTGGCCAAGCGGATTTCCGGCGGACCGGGTGAATCGGCCTACACCCTGGCGGGGACGCCGCACTTCATGGCCCCCGAACTGTTTCACGGCGAGCCCGCATCGCGCAGCAGCGACGTCTATGCACTCGGCGTCGTCTACTTCCAGATGCTCACGGGCCGGCTTCCGTTCGCCCGCGATTCCATGAACGAACTGATGGACGCCGTCGTCCACGAGAAGGTCCCGGACGTCAGGAGACTGCGGCCCGAAGTCCCCCTCGAGATGGCGGAATGCCTGAACCTGATGCTCGACAAGAGCCCGGAGAACCGGCCCGCCGACGGGAACGGGGCACTGCTGCTCCTCGAGGCCGTGCAGGGGCATCTGCGGGATCTCGATACGCTCCTGCACGACGCGCTCGATCGCGAGCCCGGCGTCACCTGGAAACGCCGAAACGGTCACTACGAGGTTCGCGTCCTGCTGGACGACGGGCGCGGGCAGGTCGTTACCCTGCAGAACGACACCGACACGCTCGATGGCGAGATCGTGATCTTCAGCGTCTGCTGCCCCTCTCGGGCGGACTATTACGAGCAGGCCCTCAGGCTCAATTCCACGATCGGCCATGGAGCGCTTTCGATCCGCGATATCGACGGCGTCCCCCATTTCGTGATGGTCAATACCTATCCACGGGCGACCATCGATCCGGAAGAAATCCGACGAACGGTCCGCGACGTCGCGGCCCACGCCGACGCTGTCGAACACCTGCTGACCGGCGCCGACCGCAACTGA
- a CDS encoding tetratricopeptide repeat protein: MTGFLRRSVCRRMVSTWLLTAMTGLLLPASSSGQDSAKAPEAAPPTPVTRFPGLPVQEGDDPLSLFIPKDEETSDEKLKDEALAWFMTAQLHYSRGENSEGLAALKKTVEKDPSSLTPYRILVPALLDARDLDAARKYALQGAALKPEGIILVQGVALVLTRVRQVDEAIALLQEGLALVPREKELGRYLSLQRQLGALHKAVGKNQEASDYYKLVFDALQAPDSKLSPEQIKDLLGEPGALFDEFGNVFLQSAQPELALKAFDEASKYRPSRPGIHSYNLALLFRDTKKPEQALAELDKYFAAQLQIKGRDAYQLLKDLLTDLKRDGELLGRLEKMKEADTQNAALAYFLADQYVAAGRFDDALAAYRGAPGGARDPRALVGLVHIYRQKKDWPELFSALTRAFPVVDAQDEELTLRFQEEVDAIQKDKDAFDGLVAHARKLQSEDPPKLEFFPAYIMGKLCIDTDRSEDAIGFYRYAISMQNSPPAQLYVDIALHLIQTDKFKPAIEILTEAVQHPSLDDERPYFLDLQIAALEMDGQTDKALEVVTQAKQDYPRALPLISREAWIYYHSQQWEKAIAAYEALIQAGPSLNAKQEMLNTWRFSLSAIYVHLENFDKGESILEELLAKEPENTQANNDLGYLWADRGKNLPRAKIMIEKALAAEPENAAYLDSMGWVQYRLGQFSEAKESLLKAVKDPKRQDATIWDHLGDVYDKLGDKEEAIKAWIKALEIEFEKPKQEEKLVKSLLQKVPADRIPKKDSSDSK, encoded by the coding sequence ATGACAGGATTTCTGAGACGGTCAGTCTGCCGGCGAATGGTGAGCACCTGGCTGCTGACGGCGATGACCGGCCTGCTGCTCCCCGCTTCGTCGTCCGGGCAGGACTCGGCCAAGGCGCCCGAAGCCGCCCCCCCGACCCCTGTCACCCGCTTTCCGGGGCTGCCGGTCCAGGAGGGGGACGACCCGCTTTCGCTGTTTATCCCGAAAGACGAGGAGACGAGCGATGAGAAGCTGAAAGACGAAGCGCTGGCCTGGTTCATGACGGCCCAGCTGCACTATTCCCGCGGCGAAAACTCCGAGGGGCTCGCGGCACTGAAAAAGACTGTTGAGAAAGACCCCTCATCGCTGACACCGTACCGGATCCTCGTGCCCGCGCTGCTTGATGCGCGCGACCTCGATGCGGCACGGAAATATGCGCTGCAGGGAGCGGCCCTCAAACCCGAAGGAATCATTCTGGTCCAGGGAGTGGCACTCGTCCTGACGCGCGTCCGACAGGTCGATGAGGCAATCGCCCTTCTGCAGGAGGGGCTGGCGCTGGTTCCCAGGGAGAAGGAACTGGGGCGGTATCTTTCCCTGCAGCGGCAACTGGGAGCCCTGCATAAAGCTGTTGGAAAAAATCAGGAGGCATCCGACTACTACAAGCTCGTCTTTGATGCCCTGCAGGCGCCCGACAGCAAGCTCAGCCCGGAGCAGATTAAGGATCTTCTTGGCGAGCCCGGGGCGCTGTTCGATGAATTCGGCAATGTGTTCCTCCAGTCCGCTCAACCGGAACTGGCCCTGAAGGCATTTGACGAGGCGTCGAAGTACCGTCCGTCGCGCCCGGGAATTCACAGCTATAACCTGGCCCTTCTGTTCCGGGATACCAAGAAGCCCGAGCAGGCGCTGGCAGAACTCGACAAATACTTCGCCGCCCAGTTGCAGATCAAAGGGCGGGATGCCTACCAGCTTCTGAAGGACCTTCTGACTGACCTCAAGCGGGACGGCGAACTGCTGGGCCGGCTGGAGAAGATGAAGGAAGCCGACACCCAGAACGCCGCACTGGCCTACTTCCTGGCCGACCAGTACGTCGCGGCTGGCCGCTTCGACGACGCCCTGGCTGCTTATCGCGGCGCTCCGGGGGGGGCCCGCGACCCGCGGGCGCTCGTCGGCCTGGTCCACATCTATCGCCAGAAGAAGGATTGGCCCGAACTGTTTTCGGCGTTGACCCGCGCGTTCCCGGTGGTGGATGCTCAGGACGAGGAGTTAACGCTGCGGTTCCAGGAAGAGGTCGATGCGATCCAGAAGGACAAGGACGCATTCGACGGCCTCGTCGCCCACGCCCGCAAATTACAGAGCGAAGACCCACCCAAGCTCGAGTTTTTCCCCGCCTACATCATGGGGAAGCTGTGCATCGACACCGACCGATCCGAAGATGCGATCGGGTTCTATCGCTATGCGATCTCGATGCAGAACAGTCCGCCGGCACAGCTGTATGTCGACATCGCCCTCCACCTGATCCAGACTGACAAGTTCAAGCCGGCGATCGAGATCCTGACGGAGGCTGTCCAGCATCCTTCACTGGACGATGAACGGCCCTATTTTCTCGATCTGCAGATTGCCGCTCTCGAGATGGATGGGCAGACCGACAAGGCACTGGAAGTCGTGACGCAGGCCAAGCAGGATTATCCTCGCGCCCTGCCGCTGATCAGCCGGGAAGCGTGGATCTACTACCACTCACAGCAGTGGGAAAAAGCGATCGCCGCCTACGAGGCCCTGATTCAGGCGGGCCCGTCGCTCAATGCGAAGCAGGAGATGCTGAATACCTGGCGATTCTCACTCTCCGCGATCTATGTTCACCTCGAGAATTTCGACAAAGGGGAGAGCATCCTCGAAGAGCTTCTTGCGAAGGAGCCGGAAAACACGCAGGCGAACAACGACCTTGGATATCTCTGGGCCGATCGAGGGAAGAACCTGCCGCGCGCCAAGATCATGATCGAGAAGGCGCTGGCCGCCGAGCCTGAGAACGCCGCTTATCTCGACAGCATGGGGTGGGTGCAATATCGCCTTGGACAGTTCAGCGAAGCGAAGGAGAGCCTGCTCAAAGCGGTGAAAGATCCGAAGCGGCAGGACGCTACCATCTGGGACCACCTGGGCGACGTCTACGACAAACTCGGCGACAAAGAGGAGGCGATCAAGGCGTGGATCAAAGCGCTGGAGATCGAATTCGAGAAGCCGAAACAGGAAGAGAAACTGGTGAAGTCGCTGCTCCAGAAGGTTCCGGCGGATCGAATCCCGAAGAAGGACTCGTCCGACTCGAAATAA